A window from Musa acuminata AAA Group cultivar baxijiao chromosome BXJ3-10, Cavendish_Baxijiao_AAA, whole genome shotgun sequence encodes these proteins:
- the LOC135650896 gene encoding uncharacterized protein LOC135650896, producing MCPLRFILVFLSAALAGFLAWKSIRSSPPSLVSDDSHEIDTPRGDSSIKARIFRAGKAIENGFWVFLDMASGRYLWRAMKER from the exons ATGTGCCCTTTGCGTTTCATCCTCGTGTTCCTCTCCGCCGCCCTCGCCGGGTTCCTCGCCTGGAAATCGATCCGTTCCTCTCCTCCCTCCCTGGTCTCCGATGATTCCCACGAGATCGACACCCCCCGTGGCGACTCCTCCATCAAAGCCCGAATCTTTCGAGCTGGAAAG GCGATTGAGAATGGGTTCTGGGTGTTTCTTGACATGGCCAGCGGGCGGTACTTGTGGAGGGCGATGAAAGAAAGGTGA